In a single window of the Cryptococcus tetragattii IND107 chromosome 1, whole genome shotgun sequence genome:
- a CDS encoding chitin deacetylase produces the protein MYGPLSLSALSLLAVVAAAPFQESWLQPRDSPVSQLFRRAAPDPNASDYLSYYPSPGSTPNVSTIPQAWLDKLATVQMPNVSVATASGQIPTYPNNENDGDSSICSFTAQCVEPEDLFSPPGEKVWALSFDDGPTDVSPGLYDFLAQNNISSKATHFMIGGNVVTSPQSVLIAVKAGGHLAVHTWSHPYMTTLTNEQVVGEIGWTMQALADLNGGRVPKFWRPPYGDVDNRVRAIAKGVFSLETVLWDEDTNDWAITDQPNQYTVSSVEAYFDTLVTGNRTQGLLLLEHELDNNTVEVFETEYPKAIANGWTVKNVADAFNMEWYLNSGKGNDGTVTTMSVGGALPTAAPTNTSTSVTSTSVASATATSSGSVTDSAGVSIASAASSEKSSSWAIAERPSLFVIACGLVFAATVV, from the exons ATGTACGGTCCTttatctctttctgccctttccttgcttgCAGTGGTGGCCGCTGCTCCGTTCCAGGAGTCATGGCTTCAGCCTAGAGATTCCCCCGTCTCACAGTTGTTCAGACGAGCTGCTCCTGATCCCAACGCCAGTG ATTATTTGAGTTACTATCCAAGCCCGGGGTCCACTCCGAATGTCAGCACCATTCCTCAGGCTTGGTTAGATAAACTCGCTACCGTGCAGATGCCAAATGTTTCGGTAGCGACAGCTAGTGGCCAAATTCCTACTTACCCTAACAATGAGAACGATGGGGACTCGAGTATTTGTTCTTTCACCGCTCAATGTGTCGAACCCGAAGATCTGTTCTCTCCCCCCGGCGAGAAGGTCTGGGCC CTTTCCTTCGACGATGGACCCACAGACGTCAGTCCTGGTCTTTACGACTTTCTGGCTCAGAACAACATATCTTCCAAAGCGACTCATTTCATGATCGGTGGTAACGTTGTAACTTC CCCACAATCAGTTCTCATCGCCGTTAAAGCTGGAGGTCACCTCGCCGTCCACACCTGGTCCCATCCTTATA TGACGACTCTCACCAACGAGCAGGTCGTAGGAGAGATTGGTTGGACCATGCAAGCACTTGCCGATCTCAATGGTGGTCGAGTTCCCAAATTCTGGAGACCCCCTTATGGAGACGTTGACAACCGTGTTCGAGCTATTGCAAAAGGAGTATTTAGCCTGGAGACTGTTCTTTGggatgagg ACACCAATGATTGGGCTATTACCGACCAGCCAAACCAGTACACTGTCTCGAGCGTTGAAGCTTACTTCGACACTTTGGTCACTGGCAATCGAACCCAAGGCCTTCTGCTCTTGGAACATGAGTTGGATAACAACACTGTTGAAGTCTTCGAGACGGAGTACCCCAAGGCAATCGCTAATGGATGGACTGTCAAAAATGTGGCCGACGCTTTCAACATGGAGTGGTACCTGAACTCTGGCAAGGGTAACGACGGCACGGTCACAACTATGTCTGTTGGCGGTGCTCTGCCCACCGCCGCCCCAACCAATACTTCTACCTCAGTTACTTCTACCTCAGTCGCTTCCGCCACTGCGACCTCGAGTGGTTCCGTCACGGACTCGGCTGGCGTGTCGATTGCCTCTGCAGCCAGCTCCGAAAAATCTTCTTCGTGGGCCATTGCTGAGAGGCCTTCTCTTTTCGTCATCGCGTGCGGCCTTGTCTTTGCTGCTACAGTGGTCTAA